The Chitinispirillales bacterium ANBcel5 region CTGTGTATTATTTTGGTGTAAATATGAAATCAACAGAAAAAACTATTCCTATTTCACTTTCTGAGTATCAAAACCTGCAATCTACAATAGCTCAACTTCAAAGTGAGCTTTCGTGGCTTAAACGCCAGCTTTTTGGGAAGATATAATAGGTCCCTTTTCTTTGCTTGCTGTTGAAGCAACAGTCTGAAGGATTCCATGACTAAGAATGGATTAAGACACGCCTCTCATCCCACCCAGGGCTCTGCGATGAGCGCACGTGCGTCTGAAGGATTCCATGACTAAGAATGGATTAAGACCAACCAACGTTTTTTAAACATGCCGCCTTCTGCAGGTGAGTCTGAAGGATTCCATGACTAAGAATGGGTGACATAATTACCAATTACCAATGACTAATTACTAAACAAAGAAACGGAAATAGCTTCCTTTCTCCTTTTCCTGCTCAAGGCTCACCGCTCACGGCTCAAAGCTACTACTCGTCTGAAGGATTCCATGACTAAGAATGATTTCAGTGACAAACATCATCGATGGGATAATTTCCGGCCTGGGGTCAACCTGTTGAGTCCGCTAAAATCAACTGACATGAAACGCCGTACTTGTCTTCGAGCCATCCATACCGCTCAATGAAAGGGTATTTATCCCGAGGCATGAGCACCGTGCCACCTTCAGAGAGCTTATTCCACAAACTAACAAGCCGGGCGCGTGCGTCTTTATCATGCAGTGGAACAAAATTTATGAAAAACGAGATGGATGGATTTAATTTGAAGAGATTGCCGGGAGAGATAGCCATAAATTCATACCCAAAAAGTTCAAAAGTGACAGTGTCGGTGTCTCCGGGCGGGGTATTGTGAAGTGTAGTGATGTTTTTAATCATTGAGTTTTTGCCGAAAGCAGACACATAAAAACATCAGCAGCTTCTTTGGCGTTTTCGCCAAAGAAGAGATGGGGAACTATTTTTTTGGGGATTGTTTTTCATAGGGTTGTGATATTCATTTCTAAGTGACTTATGAGTGAAAAAACGAGTTGTGATATTCATTTCTAGGCGACTTAGGAGCAAAAAAACGAGTTGTGAAATTCATTTCTAAGCGACTTATGAGCGAAAAAACGAGTTGTGATATTCATTTCTAAGCGACTTATGAGTGAAAAAACGAGTTGTGATATTCATTTCTAAGTGACTTATGAGTGAAAAAAAGGGTTGTGATATTCATTTCTAAGCGACTTAGGAGTGAAAAAAAGGGTTGTGAAATTCATTTCTAAGTGACTGAGGAGTGAAAAAACGGGTTGTGATTTTCATTTCTAAGCGACTAAGGAGCGAAAAAACGAGTTGTGAGTTTCATTTCTAAGCGACTTATGAGTGAAAAAACGAGTTGTGATATTCATTTCTAAGCGACTTAGGAGTGAAAAAACGAGTTGTGATATTCATTTCTAAGCGACTTATGAGTGAAAAAACGAGTTGTGAAATTCATTTCTAAGTGACTTATGAGTGAAAAAACGAGTTGTGAAATTCATTTCTAAGTGACTTATGAGTGAAAAAACGAGTTGTGATATTCATTTCTAGGCGACTTAGGAGCAAAAAAACGAGTTGTGAAATTCATTTCTAAGCGACTTATGAGCGAAAAAAAGGGTTGTGAAATTCATTTCTAAGCGACTTATGAGCGAAAAAACGAGTTGTGATATTCATTTCTAAGCGACTTAGGAGTGAAAAAAAGGGTTGTGAAATTCATTTCTAAGTGACTTATGAGTGAAAAAACGAGTTGTGATATTCATTTCTAAGTGACTTATGAGCGAAAAAAAGGGTTGTGATATTCATTTCTAAGCGACTTATGAGTGAAAAAACGAGTTGTGATATTCATTTCTAAGTGACTTATGAGCGAAAAAAAGGGTTGTGAGTTTCATTTTTCCTGCATATCCAAATACCACCAGAATATCCCGCACTTTCAGTGCTTGGGATCTTTTTTCGCATCAATACCCGGGGCTGCGCCAGAAGACTGGCTTACCCCGGGCTATTAAATTGCGCGCTTTGAGCGCTTAAGAGTGAGATCAAGGCCAAAGAAAGTATCATCTACAATAGAAGAAGCTCTGTTGAGCAGGAAGGAGCAAGAGAAATGAACAATCCTTCTACAAAAGCCATAGAAGATACAAATTCGTCTGTTAGCCCTGATTAAACCTCTGGGATTTACTATGTAATACCCCGAAGGGGTTATTTATATTAGCCCCAGGTTTCTCTACCTGGGGATCTGGGGAAATGTGGGACGGCAAGACCGCGACACAAGAATTCCAATTCCCTTCCTGCCGAGATCATAGCTCAAGGGTCCCCCCAAACGGGTCCCCTCACGCTTTTACCATTGACGCCCGGGGGTGACCCAATCTATCGCCTTTAGCCCCATAAAATCCTTTTTCCCACAAATCCCAATAGCCATCAACGAATGTTACGCGCTTTCAGCGCTTGGGATCTTTTTTGCGCCCAGGACCCGGGGTTGCGCCAGAAGACTGGCTTACCCCGGGCTATAGAATAACGCGCCTTCAGCGCTTATGAAAAAGATCAAGAGCAAACGATCGGTATTTTCTCGTGTAGTATTATGGAAGAACGAAAAAAATATGGATATATAACAGGAATGGTATTCCCATTCCCCCCTTCCTGCCGAGATCATAGCTCAAGGGTCCCCCCAAACGGGTCCCCTCACGCTTTTACCATTGACGCCCGGGGGAGACCCAATCTATCGCCTTTAGCCCCATAAAAATCCTTTTTCCCATTTCCTATATAGATAATTGAAACACACATGTTAATCACCTCACTCTAAATACCATGTTTATGCGTGTCCTTCGCCTGTGGAAGAAGGGTGGCCAACGGCGGGATGAGGTCCATAGTACGTACACATTCATCTGTTAGCCTGGTTAAACCTATGGTAACTAGTATGTAATACCCCAAAGGGGTTTTCTATATTAGCCCCAGGTTTCTCTACCTGGGGATCTGGGGAAATGTGGGACGGCAAGACCGCGACACAAGAATTCCAATTCCCTTCCTCCCGAAATCATAGCCCAAGGGTCCCCCCAAACGGGTCCTTTCACGCTTTTACCATTGATGCCCGGGGGTGACCCAATCCATCGCCTTTAGCCCCATAAAAATCCTTTTCCCACAAATCTCGATGGCATCAAGAATATCCCGCGCTTTCAGCGCTTGAAGGGGAGATCAAGGCCAAAGAAAGTATCATCTACAATAGAAGTCGCCCTGTTGAGCAGGAAGGAGCAAGAGAAATGAACAATCCTTCTACAAAAACCATAGATCATACAAATTCGGTTTTTAGCCTGATTAAACCGATGGGAATTAGTATGTAATACCCCAAAGGGGATTTCTATATTAGCCCCAGGTTTCCAACCTGGGAAAAATGTGGGACGGCAAGACCGCGAGACAAGAATTCCAAATTCCTCCCGAGATTATAGCCGAAGGGTCCCCCCAAACGGATCCTTCCACTCTTTCACCATTGACGCCCGGGGGAGACCCAATCCATCGCCTTTAGCCCCATAAAAATCCTTCCTTCTAAAAAATCTTCCTAAAATTCAACAATCAGTGTATATCAATTAATAATCACAGACCTTATAAACGCTTCCACCGCTTTTGCGATAGTTACTATCTTACCGTAGTCAATTATGGATAAATTATCTTTAGGGGTATGGGTTATGCTCTGATTATCCATATTATCTATAAACCACTGTGAAGAAATGGCAACAGCCGGTACACCATATTGAACAAAGATACTGTGATCTCCCTGGGGCCAGGGGGAACCTTCCACAATGTCAGGGTGTTTCTTTATGAGAGCCGTAACCTTAGCTTTGAGCTCATGAGGCAACTCAAAGAGTGAAAATGAAATATTACTGCCTTTGTAAGCAGCACCATCAATGTTTATATTCATTAGCATCGATTCAAATTGGCCCTGATTTTTTTCAATGTATTTCATCTGTCCCGGCACAGAATAATAATCTTCGCCGTTAAGGGCAACGATCTCTATCTGTTTATCACCCAAATAGTCTTTCAAAACTTCGGCAAGCAGTAACAGGGCTGTAACACCTGAAGCATTATCAATTGCGCCCGGTGTTCCCTTTTTTGCATCAATATGAGCTGTTACAACAACTCTTTTTGAATTATCGCTACCTTTTTTGCAAACTACATTATACCCTTTGCCGGGTATTCTTTTGGAGTCAGAGGATAACTGTACCTCTTTTCCAACGTGAGGTAAAAGTCGTTTGCCCTCTTCTTCGGTCATATACACTGATGGCACCAAAAAATCCCCATCTTCAATGAGCGGAAAAGGATATACACCTCCGGCCACGGAAGAATTCTTACCTGTTGCGCAAATAATAGCTTTGGGATTACCTTGTTCTAAAAGCGAAACTATTTGCTGATGTTCCTCTGGATTGTAAAATACAAAATTTTTGGGCATCAACTGCTCTTTAGCGATCTCTCCATGCAGCAGCAAAATCTTTCCTTCAAATGTACTGTTCTTTAGCTCTTCAATGGTTGAAACGCTTGTGAGCTGCCTCTTACCCGAAAAGGAGAGTGAGTAGGGACTAACAAGTACGTCATAGCCGGAATTACCAACGGTTAATGTGGCTCCTCCATCAACCCAGTCAATGGCGTCAAATTCCTGTATATCTGTTCTCCAACCAAATGATGACATGATAGTCTTAAAATATCTGGTGGCTTCTCTGTTACCTTCACTACCTATACTTCGTTCCGGAATCTTTTCGCAAAGAGTTTTCATGTAATTAACACTTTTGCTATACAAGTTATCATTCATAGATATCTTATCCTTTGAAGCGCAATATGAAGAGTAGTGGTATCTTTATCAATATATATACAGGCAGTGTATAGGGGAAAAAACTCAGGTGGTTTGGTTGTATAAATGATGCCTCGGATTA contains the following coding sequences:
- a CDS encoding VOC family protein; the protein is MSAFGKNSMIKNITTLHNTPPGDTDTVTFELFGYEFMAISPGNLFKLNPSISFFINFVPLHDKDARARLVSLWNKLSEGGTVLMPRDKYPFIERYGWLEDKYGVSCQLILADSTG
- a CDS encoding M28 family peptidase, whose translation is MNDNLYSKSVNYMKTLCEKIPERSIGSEGNREATRYFKTIMSSFGWRTDIQEFDAIDWVDGGATLTVGNSGYDVLVSPYSLSFSGKRQLTSVSTIEELKNSTFEGKILLLHGEIAKEQLMPKNFVFYNPEEHQQIVSLLEQGNPKAIICATGKNSSVAGGVYPFPLIEDGDFLVPSVYMTEEEGKRLLPHVGKEVQLSSDSKRIPGKGYNVVCKKGSDNSKRVVVTAHIDAKKGTPGAIDNASGVTALLLLAEVLKDYLGDKQIEIVALNGEDYYSVPGQMKYIEKNQGQFESMLMNINIDGAAYKGSNISFSLFELPHELKAKVTALIKKHPDIVEGSPWPQGDHSIFVQYGVPAVAISSQWFIDNMDNQSITHTPKDNLSIIDYGKIVTIAKAVEAFIRSVIIN